From the genome of Hippoglossus stenolepis isolate QCI-W04-F060 chromosome 13, HSTE1.2, whole genome shotgun sequence:
AGTAAAACTAGAAtagcacacacagcacattcctccgccaaggcctaacagtccccttatgaaaccacattcaaattcaatagATCCTGATtctcatttggatctgcaccaaattgcacactctcataaatatttatttcatcaacTCCTAATATTTCTTTAGATCTTCCCTAAAGATACATTTCCCTCACATAATCACACTGACAGCACAAAAACCTTGTAAAGTCTTCTGACTATTTCTAGACTCCGAAccacatatttgttttctttatttctgacTGACTTCTGTTCTCATTCATGCCTTATTTTTCTGAAGGCTCCAGGAAAATGGAGCACAAGGGCAACAGCTGGCACGAGACCTGCTTCACCTGCCAGAGATGCCAGCAGCCCATCGGCACCAAGAGCTTCATCCCGAAGGACACCCACAACTTCTGTGTGCCCTGCTACGAGAAGCAGTTTGCAATGCAGTGTGTGCACTGCAAGAAGGTACGACGCCTGATCGCACACATCGTAATATTCAGTTCAGTTAATGATTTTTACAAAGCTCCACAGTCACTCGAAGAACCATGCTTACTTCTGTATCTCTTACCAGCCCATTACCACCGGCGGGGTGACCTACCATGACCAGCCCTGGCACAAGGACTGCTTCCTGTGCACCAGCTGCAAGCAGCAGCTGTCTGGCCAGAGGTTCACCTCCAGAGACGACTTCGCTTATTGTCTCAACTGCTTCTGCAACCTTTATGCCAAGAAGTGTGCCTCCTGCACCACACCCATCAGCGGTAATAACTGATCTCCTTGATTCTTAAAACCCCCTCTCGTGTTCCTCTGACATCTTGACTCAGACTTGATTCCCTCTTTCAGGTCTTGGAGGCAGCAAGTACATTTCCTTCGAGGAGCGCCAGTGGCACAATGACTGCTTCAACTGCAAGAAGTGCTCTGTGTCCCTGGTGGGACGCGGCTTCCTCACCGAACGCGATGACATCCTATGCCCAGAGTGCGGCAAGGACATCTAATACAACCCGAGGGATGACGGGAACTGGAGACACCTGATTGGATGCGAATTTGACGCTGCAGGAATGAGAAACATGCAATGAATAGTATCTGAGCACAGAGCATAGCATCTTTACCACTTAGCATTACTGAATGTTAATTGTTCTATGACATGAGATAAAAACTACTAACAGTGGTATTTGAATTTAGGGAGTTTATTTGAGTTAAATGTTCCCTCTGCGAGAATAAGTCACTACTAACAAAGCAGCTGTTGGCATGAATGTAAAGACATCTGCTCATGcaacagcaacatgtctgcaCACACTGTATGAAGCATTGTGAAATGTATCTATAATATGAATGCAGACTTTGAATTTCTTTCATAATAAATACTGCTTTGTGCATGGATTAGCTTGATGCTGTAATTAGTTTGAGGTTTTTTGAATGAGTTCTgctattacaaataaaatatatttctttgctCTTATAAATGCTAATCGCTGCTGTGCATGAAATCATTTTTCATACAAAAACTTTACATCCCGAATGGgtcaaaatgtttctgttggtAAACTTTAAAACAGAacacatatttaatatatacaatttatgaatgaaaatatatattacagaATGCTGTGTCTAAGTCACTTAAAAGCAATTTAGATTTATTACCACAACAGTCATTCAGtatttgaatatattaaataatgcATGTTAAAATACCATCTTATAAAACATATAAGTCATCAAACTTCTGACTTATCTACAATAATTAAATCGACAAAAAATATTCATTGTATTGGACAATTTATTTGAAAACGTTGTTACAAACATGACACTTGATCTGacagttaaaatattttatgaatCTTGTTACCATGTGTTTTTGATCAACTCTGGCTACACGTATTATCCAcaatttcaaataaatctgCTTTATTCTGTTTAGTCCATATTCCTTTTTCTCCTGAATCACTAAAAGGTGAAATTGACAAACCAAAGTTCGCTGCTTCATCTGCGTCACAATGATAAGTAGTGGATTACGTGGAAGCGTTCCGATACCAGCATGGACAATGCTTGATACTGCCGAAAATCCTGGATTCAAAACAGCAGATGTGCTTTACTGCCACTAGCAagtactgttttttttttagagcagagaagaagtgatttccagtAGTGTGGCATTAGCCAGAGCCACATACATTACACATACAGCAATATCATGCTGGAAGTATTTAAAGGAAGTAACTGCTGTGTATTcctacatgtatttatttttgttccttttcagttgtgactgtcaaactagatgataaaataagttttatggtattcattctctgtatatgtttgtttttcaaagagttGATCTTGAGTCAGGCCATAAAACAATGGTAGAAACCACAACTTCCATACAaggttagtagcatacagctgtaaaattacattataaattattttttgtattattgcaGTGTTATCGGATCAGTACTGGTTATCAGTCCAGGTATCGGAATTGGGAAGGGAAAAATGGTACTGGAACATCTCTAGGATTAGGATTCCGAATACAACTTGGAAAGCAATTTTTCTCTGTGTAATTATTAACTACactaatataaaaaatataataataactcaaagcacacacacactttctaaaATGCCCTGCGTGTTCAATGTGAAAgtagtgttttatttaatgcatACATCAACCAAATAAAACACGAcagaattctttttttaaatacttcaaCAAAATATCTTCACAATGCCTCCTGGCTATCGCACACTTTGCCGCTCTGTGTCTCAGACTGTGAGAAGAGTTTAGCCTCCGTTTGACTCTTTTCAAAAACACCAATCCAATAAACCCACCTTTACATCAGTGCAAACCAATACTCAAGGCCCTATAACCAAAACCGACTCATCCAGAGAAACATAATGTGAGCATTTCATTTCCCCTGAATGGCATTCTGGAGTCGCAGATCGTTGAGGGTAAGGGCACTTGAGGTTGAGGAAAGCTACACTGCTCCATTGTGTCAGCTCTCAGAACTGAACGAGAGCAGGGAGGACACCTTGACACACAGGTAAAGGGTTTTCGCCTCCTTCCCTGATGCAATTAGTGAGAGGACTGTGATGGGGAGAGCAAAAAGGGAGTGCGCAACCTCAGCTGGGTGTTCAGTGACGGGAGGGGAGCAATTTTGTCCTCCAGAGCCTGAGCTCTCGTCAGGTCTGAGCGaagaggggtcagaggtcagggccACGTCACATGCTGGATCTTTTTCTTCACCTCTGGAGACTTGAGTGGAACCTGAAGTGATGGAAGATGAAAGATCAACAGGTGTTTGAGATAGTGGTTAGACAAATAACTGAGGCAGCAGATTATACAATAAGTTATTGATCCATTGAGGTTCTGATTTTAATGACTTATtagtaattatttgattttttaaaatttttatatTGAACAAAGTCAAGAGATATAAGTTGcaaattcacattttttctttctggcaGTTCAAGCTTCTTGTTTAGTCTCTGTTgtccacattttttaaactataGCACATTATAAAGCGGTAAATCATTACAGTGGGCCACCATTTTGCTATTGTATGTCACTATATGTGTCTATATCATATGTCAGAGAATCCCCCGATATAGTCAAAATATGCTTTTATCATTTGCCTTATGTGATTTCCAACTCTAATAACAATACAATCAATATAAGCCACACAGACGAATACAAACAAGAATTCAATAAGCACAGTACATTTCCATGTGGTTTCTAACTGAGGTGTGAAACAAAAGTTCCTACCGAGCTGTTTGCTTCTCGTTTGAGGTTTGCTGTGTCAGTGCTGCAATGAATGGACGAGGAAGAGGTGTTGCCTGATAGCTTGCGGATGGGGTTGGACAGGTttgcagctggaggaggtttTAACCTGTCCGTGATCCCTGTTGACGCGGTGGTTCCCTCTGGTTTCTTCACTTTCAGGGCGCCGGAATGAGAGGAACTGCTGTCGAACACGATCAGAGGCCTTTTCCTCTTGTGGTCATTACTGGAGCTAGAAAATGACCagataataatgacaataatcagATCCCATCCTGtcgagctgttttcagacctgaccTGCAGAGGAACTACGGAGAACTCGGTCTGAACTTtctccgcagtttgcctttcacagatAGGATAGACGCAGCAATATCAGCTGTTAGCTCCAACAAGGAGGTTCTGTTTCATTGCCACTTGCTTGTTTGTGGCTTGTCTGTCACCAGGATTTCTCAAAAGCTACAgcacagatttccatgaaatgttgtggtgGGTCATGACCCAACGCAGAACCTATTCAATTTGGGAGCAGATAGAAATAaacaggcagatccaggatttccacttttctttctttctttatggtGTTTGTTTTGGCAGATGTATGTGAATCCATTTATCATCAAGTATCAATAAGTATCTTTCTAAGCCGTAAGTTGTATCACATGGAAACTACCAGCCATTACTACTCGGTGATAATAATCCTTGTATGTGTGGTGGGACTGTCACCGGTCTGACCTGTTAGCGTCCGGTGGTCCCCGGCTCCTCTGCACCCTCCTGCCCCAGCGGCTGTCGGGCAGAGTCCTCTGCGGCAGCGGGATGACATGCCGGAGGTAGAGCTCCGTGAGCCGGTCCCGACTCCCACAGTCTCTGGTGCTGACACGTTTCtgattcacacatttaaaaccaccGTCACCTTACAACTCACATTCACCGATACCACAGACTCAACAGCCTGTTAGCCAGCATGCTAACACGACAGTATTTCAGATTTATATCCAAATGAAATGGCACTTTCCAAGATTCTCTGCTAACATTCACTCACCTCGGTTAAAATGAGCTGCATGAAGTCTTGGGACAACAGCTCAGGGTGTAATAACAGATCCACATCCGAGCTGCCAACAGCCTTTCTGCCCTGTTCTGTGGAGGCCGCCATATTGGATGCTCATCTGTTCCCAGCATGCACCGCGTCAAGTAACAACAATACATCCGGAGAGAGACTCAAACTTCTACAacaaatcatgtaaataataatCAGTCTTACTGACATGAATGTAACTCCTTACAGTTCTCCTATGATCGAATAAAACAACTTCCCCTCAGTTTTTGTGAGTGTTAATGacctgacacacagaaacattgaatttttatatttgtacatgtCTCTGCAGTCTCTAAATCAGGCTCATATTGAATTTCATCAATaatacacagacaaagacaataTATGCTTGAATGTATCATAGTGTGCGaccttatttatttaaactgtttacTCATTAAGACATGCTCAGTAGAAATGCACACACGACAGAATTTAGAACTGCAGGTTCACCAGATTCAAATAAATCTATTTGATTTGAGGGCATATTTACCAATTCTTGCTTGTTTGTGGCAGGTGGTGTGAAAAACAGATGTGTCCTGGTCTGGCTGAATAGCCAGACCAGgacacagagaggtggaggtggaatGGGTTATGGAGGAGGTGTGGACGGCCTCGTGTGATGAGAGTTGTGTGagtgtagttgtgtgtctggGTGTAGACGTGTGATAGTCGGGAGATGCCAGTTGTCTTACTTACATCTCTTGCATTATCTGAAAAAGTGCTTGGTGCTCAGAAAAGCACATAGCTGAGTTTGTTGAGGTATCTGAAGACCCCAACTTCTCAAAAACATCCATCACTACCACTTCTCCTCAAGGGTCACCGGAGGCCTGGaccccagctgacattgggtgagagacGGGAAACACCCAGGTCGCTATCACAGAGCTAACACTGTGACTGTGTTGGCACAAAAAGCCTCCTCGCCTGACGTCTCTGTAATCAAGTGACTTGTTTGATCCAGCTCTAAGTAAAGTGATTGCGTTAGCACAGTAATGTGATAGAAGCAAACATGAGAATTAAATTAAGATAAGAGACCATGGGTTGCTTGTCATGCTGTTGATACATGTAAATGGACAATGCACaaattcatttcaattcaaatcTTTGGCCTCTTTCATCTCTtgtggaaattgttttttttctagatAACTTCTCTTATAGGCAAAAATCATGGTGTCTGCAGAATATTTCCCTGAGCAGGAAGAGTATCGACAGCTCAAACTGAAATATGTTAGCCTCATAGAATATTTGATTAATACtattcatttcct
Proteins encoded in this window:
- the fhl2a gene encoding four and a half LIM domains protein 2a, with amino-acid sequence MTERYDCHYCKESLFGKKYVLREENPYCVKCYESLYSNTCEECKKPIGCNTRDLSYKDRHWHEDCFKCFQCKRSLVDKPFSTKDDQLLCTECYSNEYSSKCHECKKTIMPGSRKMEHKGNSWHETCFTCQRCQQPIGTKSFIPKDTHNFCVPCYEKQFAMQCVHCKKPITTGGVTYHDQPWHKDCFLCTSCKQQLSGQRFTSRDDFAYCLNCFCNLYAKKCASCTTPISGLGGSKYISFEERQWHNDCFNCKKCSVSLVGRGFLTERDDILCPECGKDI
- the c13h2orf49 gene encoding ashwin translates to MAASTEQGRKAVGSSDVDLLLHPELLSQDFMQLILTEKRVSTRDCGSRDRLTELYLRHVIPLPQRTLPDSRWGRRVQRSRGPPDANSSSNDHKRKRPLIVFDSSSSHSGALKVKKPEGTTASTGITDRLKPPPAANLSNPIRKLSGNTSSSSIHCSTDTANLKREANSSVPLKSPEVKKKIQHVTWP